The sequence ACCCGCCAGGAGGACGTCCTCGTACAGGTAGGCCAGGTTGTCGGGGGTGTGGCCCGGAACCCCGATCGTCTCGAACCCCCAGTAGGTCTCGCCCGCCGCCATTTCGACGTCGTAGTGGACCCCCGCGTCGTCGAGGAACTGGGTATCGCCGGCCGGAATCGCGACCGTCAGGTCGAACTGCTCCCTGAGGGCCGGGATCCCACCGAAGTGGTCGATATCGCCGTGCTCGGCGACGGCGACGTCCACGTCGTGGTCTTCGAGCACCGCTCGCAGGTCGTCGGCCGTCGAGTCGTCGCCAGTCCCGAAGAGCACCGTCGCCTCGTCGGTCTCGACGATCGCGACCGAGAGTGGCTCCTCGATGTCTCCCCATCCCCACGGCAGGTCGTACGCGTACACGCCGTCTCGAATGTCCATGTCCATACATTGTCCCACCGACACTTAACGACCCTCGTTCGGTGACGGGACGTCCACGCTCACCGTTCACAGCGAGACGCTGGCTGCGAGGTCGTCTTCGGTCCCGGCAGGGCCGCTCGCCGCGTGGATCAGGCTGGCGGTCAAGAGGATGACGCTCGCGGTGAGGAACGCGGAACTCAGTGGCGAGGCGGTGTCCATGAACGCCCAGTACACTGGCGTCGCCGCCGTACCGAAGACGGCGCTGACGACGCCGTACATCGCCGGGGCACAGCAACAACAGGCGGTCGCGCCGGTCGTCGTGAGCGAGCCGACGAGCGACCCCCGTAGAGAGAGGTCGCGGCCCGCCTGCCACTGGTCGGTGATGACGGCGGCGTTCAGGCCGACGAGCCCGCCGAGCACCCCGAAGAGGATGACCGTCCCGACCGAGACCATCCCCGCCAGGGGAATCGCCGGGACGAAGAACTCGATTGCCGGCCAGGTTACCAGCGGGTCGGCGACGGGGAACGCTTTGACGAATCCCTCAGTCGGGGTGTTGACGCCCGGGTCGGGGTTCACGGTCACCGTGCCGGCGGAGAACGCGACGACGACGGTCGTGAAGATGGCGGTACCCACGCCAACGCGGCGCGAGAACGAACTGTCGAAGGCCGACCGGAGGACCGGCTTGGCGTCTCGCCAGACGACGTAGCCGACGAGCAGCGGGAGGCTCACCACGATGACGTAGCCCAGTGGATTCGTGATGCCGTCGTTCGCGAAGGTGACTGGATAGACGATCCAGGCGCCGAGGAGTGTCCCCAGCGCGGCATATCGGGGGCGGTCCGGCCAGTAGCGTCGGGTGACGAGGAGACTGGCGATCATGACGGTGGTGCCGACGAGGAGACTCGCGAGCGGATAGAGGTGGTTCAACGACGGGCCGACGGTCGCCACGACCTGGATCTCGACCAGGCCGATGGCACCGAGGCCGGCCACGACGAAGCCCACCAGCATCGCTGGGGCACCCCACCGTGTTGAAAGCATCCCGCGTGCGATAGCGAGCGGAGAACCGGCGAGCAGGAGAAGCCCCAGGGCGAAGAGCCCGAGGAGCAGCCAGTGCGGCGTCCCCGCGTGGGTCGTCCCCGTGTGTGCCGACGCGGCGGGGACGAGTGCGAGGCTTACCACACTCACGGCGCCGGTGAGTGCGATCACGGAATGGCTCGATTCGCTGTGCATGGGGTCGGCTCGGCCGTCACTTCGACCGGTCACGGTAACGGCGTTCTGGTGTGCGGTTCGAAGTGCCGAACGCGCTCCAGGACCGCCACGACCAGTTCTCGGCAATCGTCGCTGCTTCTCGCGCGCTTTCGCTCTGGTCGGGTGTCGGTAAAGGGCCCGTGCGCCGGATCGGACGACGCTCGGCGACGGGACCGCGAAGCCAGTATCGAGACTCGCACCAGAACCCCCTTTTCTCGTCCGCTCCCAGTACGTGTAGATGACGACCGGCGACAGCGTCGATGGGGTCTCCCGCCGCTCGTTCCTCAAGCGTGCCGTCGCGGTGGGCGGTGCCGTGGGGCTCTCGGCGTGCGTCGAACAGGAGGGGACGGTCGACGTCCCTCGTGGTCCCGAGGACCGCTCGTCGCTGCCGGCGCGTCAGCACGCCTGGAACGACGTGCTGGCGACCGACGACGCGGGGAACGTCCTGAACGCGCGCCACCACGTCCTCGTCCTGCTCTCCCTTCCCGAGCCCGGGCCACCGACCGAGGAGATGCGGTCCACCGTCGCGTCGGCGTTTGGGAGTCTGGAACGTGCGTACGCCAGGAGCAACCGGGGACTCCTCTTCACGGTCGGGTACTCCCGTTCGTATTTCGACCGGTTCGACGATCCCCTCCCCGAAAGCGTCGACCTGCCCCACCCCGAACCCCTCGCGCCGTTCGAGAACCCGGAGATGGACGACGCGGACGTTCTCGTGCACCTCGCGAGCGACCTGCCAGAGGTCGTGTTGCGGGCCGAGCAGGCGCTCCGCGGGAACAGTCGACGGATCAACGGCGTCGAGGTGACTGCGGGCGTGACAGACGTTCTCCAGTCCGTCGACCGGCGAACCGGTTTCGTGGGGGCTGGATTGCCCGCAGAACACACGGACGTCGCCGACGTCTCCGAGGGAGCCATTCCCGAGGAGGCGCCGTTCTTCATGGGATTCAAGTCCGGGTTCGAGAAGAACCAGGCCAGCGAGGACCGGGTGACCATCGAGTCCGGACCGTTCGCCGGCGGGGCGACCGAACACCTCTCGACCATGTCCATCGACCTCGAACAGTGGTACGAACAGGACGACCGATACCAGCGGGTGGCCAAGATGTTCTGCCCGGGGCACGCCGAAGCAGGGACGGTCGAGGGCGTCGGCGAGAACCTCGGCACGTCGAGTAAGATGGACGACTGCGCCGATCCGAAAGCGGCCGCCCGGGAGTACGGAATCGCCGGCCACTCCCAGAAGATGCTCTCGGTTCGCGAGGACGATTCGCCCATCATCCTCCGGCGCGAC is a genomic window of Halanaeroarchaeum sp. HSR-CO containing:
- a CDS encoding MBL fold metallo-hydrolase is translated as MDMDIRDGVYAYDLPWGWGDIEEPLSVAIVETDEATVLFGTGDDSTADDLRAVLEDHDVDVAVAEHGDIDHFGGIPALREQFDLTVAIPAGDTQFLDDAGVHYDVEMAAGETYWGFETIGVPGHTPDNLAYLYEDVLLAGDAVCGSDSAFAMDGDWPGALAPLADELNADTAQTLESVSLLSGHDVETVLTAHGQNVLEDGEAEIATLVEAIDAMDR
- a CDS encoding Tat pathway signal protein, giving the protein MTTGDSVDGVSRRSFLKRAVAVGGAVGLSACVEQEGTVDVPRGPEDRSSLPARQHAWNDVLATDDAGNVLNARHHVLVLLSLPEPGPPTEEMRSTVASAFGSLERAYARSNRGLLFTVGYSRSYFDRFDDPLPESVDLPHPEPLAPFENPEMDDADVLVHLASDLPEVVLRAEQALRGNSRRINGVEVTAGVTDVLQSVDRRTGFVGAGLPAEHTDVADVSEGAIPEEAPFFMGFKSGFEKNQASEDRVTIESGPFAGGATEHLSTMSIDLEQWYEQDDRYQRVAKMFCPGHAEAGTVEGVGENLGTSSKMDDCADPKAAAREYGIAGHSQKMLSVREDDSPIILRRDFDSTDGDRPGLHFLALQETIDDFVRTRAAMNGTDVAAETAVGTRTNNGLLQYIAVHHRGNYLVPPRSLRALPPANPGTEVSQ